The Armatimonadota bacterium region AGAAGCGAGTAGCAAAATAGTAGCTTTTGCCAAAGCGTCGCTGTACCGCCTGGCAGTAGCGATAATCTGCAACGAGATGAGATTCCATCATGGCATCATCCTTGCCCACCATCGTTCGTTCACTGACGGCTTACCCCTTATCAGCAACTGGAACCCCGCCTGAAAAGCCTTCTCAGGGGTGTCGCAACATTCTGCCTCCTCACGCAGGGCATGGACTAATTGGGCGATGCGATTTTGCGCCTCTGCCAACCACCTGTCGGGCGCCCTTTCGGCACACTCGAAAGGGGTATCCACATGGATAAAAGCGCGAGGATACTGGTAGGTCGTCGCGGTGACGGCTATCGCTGCTGGCAATAACTGCACATCAGGTATCTTCTGAGCCAGCCAGTGTAACGACCTGCCAAAAGGCAATAAGTGGTATCCCGAGTGGATCACCCCTTCGGGAAACAACAGCAACACGTGCGGCGGATGCAGCATCCGCCGCAGGGTACGACGCAGGCTACTCGCCCGGGTCACCGTGTCACCCTTTGGGTAGGGCAGTGCACCCAGCGCCCAGAATGGCGGAAACCATCTCCATTCTTCCATCCACAGCGTCATGGGCAATCGCCATGTTTTGCCCAACAGATAGCATAAGTAGCCATCCCACCAGTAGTGGTGGTTCGCGAACAAGATGGTGGAACGACGCGCTTCAGGCGGATGGAGCACACGTGCATACACGGCTCGGAAGTGTGAACGCACACTCCAGCAGATGAGCCTGTCTACCACGACCTGACCTGTCCAGACTAACACACGCGGTAAGTGCGTCCTTTCCATCGTATCTCTCCTCGTTGGTACCACCCGATGGAACGCCAGAGCACCCCTTCCCCAATGCACACCCCGATGGGGAACAACAGCCCGTACCAGGGTGGCATTCCTGCCATCCAACCGGAGAGGCTGAATAACACGCTCCCCAGTGTATAATGCGCTATGTGCCAAACCGTTACCCCTGTCAACAGTGCCTCCGCCAACGGCAGCAGATATGCTGCCGCCAGAGCAATGGATACGGCTATCGCTCCCGATACCGAGCCGCATATTGCCACGGCGTTTTTGGAAAAACCGTCTACGGCTTGTGCGAACGTGTCGTACATGCTGACCTCAAAGAGCCTGCGTCCATCCATAATCCAGACACTCCCGTTTGCGGCTTTCACCACGCGAGCCAGCTGCACATCCTCCAGGATGGCGGAGCGTACCTGCTGATGGGGTTGTATCTGCAAGTAGTAGGCTCGCGGAAAGGCAACAACCTGTCCATTCGCAAAGGCAAAGGCGGGATGGGGATGCCGCTCCGCAAAGTGTAGAGGGAGCAGAGTGAACACCGAAAAGGGCACCATCGCCTTCAACAAACCGATCGGCAGGTTGCGAGCACGCAAAGCAGGTATCGCGGTGAGCATACAGGATGGGTTCTCACCAATATCGGCTATGGTTTGTGCTATAGAGGCAAGGCTCTTTTCGTGCAACAGCAGGTCAGCATCCAGAAAAAGCAGCCAATCGCCCTCCGCCCGTGCTGCCAGCTGGTAGCATGCCCAGTTTTTGCCCACCCAGCCGTCGGGTTTCGGAGGGGCGGCGAACCAGCACATTTGGCCCTCAGGATACATGGGCAGATTGTCGCGGAGCCATTCGGTGCTGCCGTCATCCGAGCCGTCGTCGCACAGGATAATCTGCAGCGGTGTATACTGCTGCTGGCGTAAACTGCATACCAGGCGGGGTAACCGATGCCGTTCGTTGCGTACGGGTATCAAGACACTCAACTTGGGTAAATGGTGCGTTGAACCCGCAATGGGTAGCACTCTTCGCCGTTTCCAGTGCCACAGGTTTGCCAGCAAGATGACACATTGAACCAGCAGGATGGGCATTACCCATTGCGCTATCATGTTATGCCTTGCCTCGCAGAGTACCGGTCTCCTGCTCTATCCGCTGCTGGAGCAGTTCCGCCGAGATAAGCACCATCGGGATGCCGTTACCCGGTACGGTGCTTGCGCCCACGAAGTACACGCCCTCAAAAGGCGCACGGTTCGACGGACGGAAGCAGGTGGACTGGAAAAAGTCATGGCTCAATCCGAATGCCGCGCCCTGCCAAAGCCCCATCGCCTCCCAATCGGCGGGGGAGACGGTGTGCACAAAACGGATACCGTCCCTGCGCAGCCCTGCTTCTCGCTCCAGTCGGCTGAGCACCTTTTCCAGTACTTCGTTCTTCATCCCAGAGGCGTCCTGCCCCGAACGGTTGGGCACAGGCACCAGCACGTACAGGTTTTCACTGCCCTCGGGGGCATCGGACGGCTCGGTGCGCACGGACAGGCAGGTGTAGAAAGAGGGTTCCTGCGGAACCACCTTTTGCACAAAAATCTCGTGCAGATTGCGCTCGAAATCCGCGCTAAAGTGCACGTTATGGTGCAGCAGAGAGGGCAGCTTGCCCTCGTATCCGATGCAAAACACCAGTGCACTGCAGGAGTTGCGCCACCTGCGGCGGGATGGCTTCGTATTGGGTAGCAGGTTCGCGTAGGCGGTTGGTACGTCTGTGTTCAGCACAACTATCTCCGCGTGCAGGCTTTCTCCCGAATTCAGGCGCACCCCTTTGGCTTGACCCGCCTGCACAAGGACCTCTTCCACGCGCTCACCCCTGCGAATCTGCACACCTTCCTCCTGCGCAATGGTCTCCAGCGCACGCACCAGCTGATACATACCACCGCGCGGGAACCACACGCCTTCCCCCGACTCCATGTAAGTGAGGATACTATACACCCAGGGCGCCTGCAAGGGCGATAGCCCCAGATACATGGTCTGAAAGGTGAAGAGCATCTGCAGGCGAGGGTCACGGGTGTAATGGCGGATACGGCGGTACAGGTTCGCCAGCAAGCGATGCTTCACCAGCAGACCGATTTGCCTGGCGCCAAGCAGGTCCAGAGGAGAGCGGTAGTTGCGGCGCACGAACGCGGGCACTACGTCGTGTAGCATCGCAGACAGGTCAGCCATCAGACGCAGGTAGCCGGGCACTTCCGCGGGCGACATCTTCTGAGCAATTTCGCGCACCATGCTGGCGATGCAGGGCGAGGAATCGAAGCGCGTGCCATCCGCATAGAAGACGCGATACGACGGGAGGAGCAGCACCGGTTGTAGGTAGTCCTCTAGACGACGGTGCAGGTCGCGGAACAGCTTCTCTAGCGGGTCCAGCATCATCAACAGGGTAGGTCCCGTATCGAAGCGAAAGCCTTCGCATTCCAGCAAGCCGACGCGCCCACCCAGCTGCTGACGCTGTTCCAGCAGAGTGACCCGATAGCCTGCATGCGCTAATCGGGCTGCTGCCGCCAGACCTCCGATACCCCCACCCACGATCGCCACTTGTTTCACGCAGCTGCTCCTTGCCACATGAGTTCTCGAGAGGCGCGCCTCCAGACCAGCCACATCAGCACCGCCACTGCTATCAGCCAGAGCAGGCTCGCCATCGGGCGCATATACAGCCACGCCAGCCCTGCCATGAAACCGCCCTGTATCAGATAGAGCGCGAGGGCAAGAGGTTCCCACCGCACTTTCCCGTTGGGGAACACTTTCCAGAAAGCCGCCGCCACCAGCGTACCCGTCAGCCACCACCCCAGCCAGTTAATATAGGGCATGCCGTAGAAGCCGCCTTCTGTATGCCACTGCCAGTAAGCGTAGCCCGTGGTCATCGCCGGGTCCATCGCGAAGTCCCATATCGTCAGGATAGCTCCTGCCACTACCGATCGCCAGCGGCCCTGCTTCAGCAAGATTTCGGTCAGCATCATGGCGGGATAGAGCATCATCATCCACGAGAGAGGGATCAGATAGGGAACGTGCCCCAACAGCTTCGGGCCGAGCAGGTCGGTGTAGGAGTAGGAACCAAACGGGATGCCGGTCGTTGTGCCCAGCAGTTCCATGCCTCCTGCCAGCACGATGCACAGCACCAGCAGAGTCAGGGTGAGTTTCCAGCCTTCGCGATACCCCATCAAAAAGAGTGCAGTGAGCACCCCTGTCAGCACATTGACAATGCCCAGCCAGAAAGTGAGGGCAGTGTAATCCCAGTCTGGTATCTGCGACAGGTTATACATCGCCCAGGTACCGGTCAGGCTAAAAGCGGCAACCAGAGCATGCAGCACCAGCAACCAGAGAGCTAGTTTGCGTAAATGCATCGCTTTTTGCGTCCAAGCCTCCCACCCTATTTGCCCGATTATACCTCGAAACAGACTATCTGCGCTGCAATCGGACGATGTGCAGTCGTCGCCTGTCGGGGGGCAGGTCGTGATAGTACGCCTCTCCGACGCTCATAAAGCGAAAGTCAGGGGGGAATACTTCGAAGAACTCTTCCAGTTTCAGACGATAGGGACCGCCTTCGGGCGGCTGGGGTTGGTCAGCGTGAAACTCACGCATAAACAAAATGCCACCCGGCTTCAGCACCCGTGCTACCGAACGGGCATACATGGGGCGTATCTCGGGCGCAAACGAGTGGAAGCAGCCGGAGTCGCAAATCAGGTCGATAGTGGCGTCGCGGAAGGGCAGGGAACGAGCGTCCGCCTGAAGGAGCGGAATGTCCAACCCCGCCTGGCGGATGCGCTCACGCGCGAAGCGCAGCGGTTCGATGGCGATGTCCACGCCGATGACACGATAGCCCTGCTGTGCCAGATATATCAGGTCGGTGCCGGTGCCACACCCGAGGTCTATCGTGATGCCTTTGGGCAGCAGTCCACGCCGCACGGCTTCCACCAGCGTCTCTGCCGGTTGCTCGC contains the following coding sequences:
- the crtN gene encoding dehydrosqualene desaturase is translated as MKQVAIVGGGIGGLAAAARLAHAGYRVTLLEQRQQLGGRVGLLECEGFRFDTGPTLLMMLDPLEKLFRDLHRRLEDYLQPVLLLPSYRVFYADGTRFDSSPCIASMVREIAQKMSPAEVPGYLRLMADLSAMLHDVVPAFVRRNYRSPLDLLGARQIGLLVKHRLLANLYRRIRHYTRDPRLQMLFTFQTMYLGLSPLQAPWVYSILTYMESGEGVWFPRGGMYQLVRALETIAQEEGVQIRRGERVEEVLVQAGQAKGVRLNSGESLHAEIVVLNTDVPTAYANLLPNTKPSRRRWRNSCSALVFCIGYEGKLPSLLHHNVHFSADFERNLHEIFVQKVVPQEPSFYTCLSVRTEPSDAPEGSENLYVLVPVPNRSGQDASGMKNEVLEKVLSRLEREAGLRRDGIRFVHTVSPADWEAMGLWQGAAFGLSHDFFQSTCFRPSNRAPFEGVYFVGASTVPGNGIPMVLISAELLQQRIEQETGTLRGKA
- a CDS encoding 1-acyl-sn-glycerol-3-phosphate acyltransferase, whose translation is MERTHLPRVLVWTGQVVVDRLICWSVRSHFRAVYARVLHPPEARRSTILFANHHYWWDGYLCYLLGKTWRLPMTLWMEEWRWFPPFWALGALPYPKGDTVTRASSLRRTLRRMLHPPHVLLLFPEGVIHSGYHLLPFGRSLHWLAQKIPDVQLLPAAIAVTATTYQYPRAFIHVDTPFECAERAPDRWLAEAQNRIAQLVHALREEAECCDTPEKAFQAGFQLLIRGKPSVNERWWARMMP
- a CDS encoding glycosyl transferase — protein: MIAQWVMPILLVQCVILLANLWHWKRRRVLPIAGSTHHLPKLSVLIPVRNERHRLPRLVCSLRQQQYTPLQIILCDDGSDDGSTEWLRDNLPMYPEGQMCWFAAPPKPDGWVGKNWACYQLAARAEGDWLLFLDADLLLHEKSLASIAQTIADIGENPSCMLTAIPALRARNLPIGLLKAMVPFSVFTLLPLHFAERHPHPAFAFANGQVVAFPRAYYLQIQPHQQVRSAILEDVQLARVVKAANGSVWIMDGRRLFEVSMYDTFAQAVDGFSKNAVAICGSVSGAIAVSIALAAAYLLPLAEALLTGVTVWHIAHYTLGSVLFSLSGWMAGMPPWYGLLFPIGVCIGEGVLWRSIGWYQRGEIRWKGRTYRVC